From one Mesomycoplasma ovipneumoniae genomic stretch:
- the dnaE gene encoding DNA polymerase III subunit alpha, producing the protein MNLINLHTRSEYTFLSSTIKLDSLIDFALKNNLKTLALTDFNTMFGVPKFYKLCKENGINPVIGLEIEIEKFHFILLAKNYQGYVFLSTISTKKTKNEDIFLGDLQNQNDIIIIDHPRKGFYFQKKVQLSTFLGQNNLKNYYIVENNPKISNAIYVQERNVLHASEKIYLEALYKIKGEIFDASQKLYDFDDWEVEIEPEIIKRTNGLVENIKIEFPKFGINLPNLDQTGQSDPDIILKNVLREGINKKKAELENYNWTPRLQYEYKIICELKFSNYFLIIWDLLKWARENNILIGPGRGSASGSLVAYLLDITAVNPLKYNLIFERFLNPKRISMPDIDIDIQDTRRNEVIDYLFQKYGPEHCATIITFSTLAAKSIFRDISKGFGIPEVQINKNAKLISANTTLAQLYQNTKSEFYKLIQKGDNFQGQDNSAIYKKIYEISVFLEGMPRQSSTHAAGIVLSKRQISELVPLHYSKENLNQIQYSAEFIEDFSLLKIDLLGLKNLTIVANILAEINKKGHNLQFNELPIYDKSANKLLSEGKTSGIFQLESPGMTTSIKKIGVNSINDVVAVISLYRPGPIKQIPTYATNKESKNWPKYFPEYDKILESTFGVIIYQEQIMEICQVVAGFDLAQADIIRVAISKKDESKLEQIKKHFLEGGAKLGRDPKLVAEIYDKIYEFADYGFNKAHAVAYANLAYKMAYLKAKFPLYFFAELISNENGAQANIKKYVAEAKNFGIQILQPNINFSSHKATYFEQNNRIYLPLLMIKGLGAIAIKSIIDERQKNGKYKSFLDFIRRMKIINFSKVAIEKLIYANSLKEFANQETLAHNLDLLWNHATLVLTDKDGNLVALENNSETESNLLEKLPYNEDENYNNEIKYLGMSFIEKKQTSVTNQTPLKDLRPNNEYLLYLELKNVEKRDVNNGYILYYLTLTDGEMKIGVYSKNSYYYSLELGKTYKFKLLLRNDGKYSIKK; encoded by the coding sequence ATGAATCTAATAAATTTACACACAAGAAGCGAATATACATTTTTATCATCAACAATCAAATTAGACTCACTAATTGATTTTGCGCTAAAAAATAATCTAAAAACATTGGCTCTAACTGATTTTAACACGATGTTTGGGGTTCCAAAGTTCTACAAATTATGTAAGGAAAACGGGATTAATCCTGTAATTGGCCTTGAAATTGAAATTGAAAAATTTCACTTTATTTTGCTTGCAAAAAACTATCAAGGCTATGTTTTTTTGTCGACAATCTCGACCAAAAAAACAAAAAATGAGGACATTTTTCTTGGCGACTTGCAAAATCAAAATGACATAATTATTATTGACCACCCCAGAAAAGGGTTTTACTTTCAAAAAAAGGTGCAATTATCAACTTTTTTAGGACAGAATAATTTAAAAAACTACTATATTGTCGAAAATAATCCCAAAATTAGCAATGCAATTTATGTCCAAGAACGAAATGTGCTTCATGCATCAGAGAAAATTTATTTAGAAGCGCTTTACAAAATCAAAGGCGAAATTTTTGATGCTAGCCAAAAATTGTACGATTTTGATGACTGAGAAGTTGAAATTGAACCTGAAATTATCAAGAGAACAAACGGGCTTGTTGAAAATATTAAAATTGAATTTCCTAAATTTGGGATTAATTTGCCAAATTTAGACCAGACTGGCCAAAGCGATCCTGATATTATTTTAAAAAATGTTTTAAGAGAAGGAATTAACAAAAAAAAGGCAGAACTTGAAAATTACAACTGAACCCCAAGGTTGCAATATGAATATAAAATAATTTGTGAACTAAAATTCAGTAACTATTTTTTGATAATTTGAGATTTACTTAAATGAGCTAGAGAAAATAATATTCTAATTGGTCCAGGTCGAGGTTCGGCTTCTGGATCGCTTGTTGCTTATTTATTAGATATTACCGCCGTTAATCCTTTAAAATATAACCTAATTTTTGAAAGGTTCTTAAATCCTAAACGAATTTCAATGCCCGATATTGACATTGATATTCAAGATACACGCCGAAATGAGGTAATTGATTATCTTTTTCAAAAATACGGCCCGGAACATTGTGCGACAATTATCACTTTTTCGACACTTGCGGCAAAAAGTATTTTTCGCGATATTTCAAAAGGCTTTGGTATTCCTGAGGTTCAAATTAATAAAAACGCTAAATTAATCAGTGCAAATACGACACTAGCTCAACTTTATCAAAATACTAAGTCCGAATTTTACAAACTAATCCAAAAAGGCGACAATTTTCAAGGCCAAGACAACAGCGCTATTTACAAAAAAATCTATGAAATCAGTGTCTTTTTAGAAGGAATGCCCCGCCAGTCATCAACTCATGCAGCTGGAATTGTTCTTTCAAAAAGACAAATTTCTGAGCTAGTTCCCCTTCATTATTCAAAGGAAAATCTTAATCAGATTCAGTATTCTGCTGAATTTATTGAAGATTTTTCACTTTTGAAAATTGACCTTTTAGGTCTAAAAAATTTAACTATTGTGGCAAATATTCTTGCCGAAATTAATAAAAAAGGTCACAATTTGCAATTTAATGAGCTTCCTATCTATGATAAAAGTGCAAATAAACTTTTATCTGAAGGAAAAACAAGCGGAATTTTCCAACTTGAGTCGCCTGGAATGACAACAAGTATTAAAAAAATCGGCGTAAATTCAATTAATGATGTTGTTGCGGTAATTTCTCTTTATCGACCTGGACCAATTAAGCAAATTCCGACCTATGCAACAAACAAAGAAAGCAAAAATTGACCTAAATATTTCCCTGAATATGACAAAATTCTTGAATCAACTTTTGGAGTTATTATTTACCAAGAGCAAATTATGGAAATTTGTCAAGTTGTTGCAGGTTTTGATTTGGCTCAGGCAGATATAATTCGTGTTGCTATTTCCAAAAAAGATGAATCAAAACTGGAACAAATTAAGAAACATTTCCTTGAAGGAGGTGCTAAATTAGGGCGTGATCCTAAATTAGTGGCTGAAATTTATGATAAAATTTATGAATTTGCTGACTATGGTTTTAATAAAGCCCACGCGGTTGCCTATGCAAATTTAGCCTATAAAATGGCTTATTTAAAAGCTAAATTTCCCCTTTATTTTTTTGCTGAACTTATTTCAAATGAAAACGGAGCTCAGGCAAATATTAAAAAATATGTTGCAGAAGCAAAAAATTTTGGAATTCAGATTTTACAGCCAAATATTAACTTTTCTTCCCACAAAGCGACTTATTTTGAACAAAATAACAGGATTTATCTTCCACTTTTAATGATAAAAGGTCTTGGAGCAATCGCAATTAAATCAATTATTGACGAGCGCCAAAAAAATGGAAAATACAAGTCTTTCCTTGATTTTATAAGGCGAATGAAAATAATTAATTTTTCAAAAGTTGCAATTGAAAAATTAATTTATGCAAATTCACTAAAAGAATTTGCAAATCAAGAAACATTAGCTCATAATTTAGATTTACTTTGAAATCATGCAACTTTAGTCTTAACTGACAAAGACGGAAATTTGGTTGCCCTTGAAAATAATAGCGAAACTGAATCAAATTTGCTTGAAAAACTACCTTATAATGAAGATGAAAACTACAATAATGAAATAAAATATCTCGGAATGTCTTTTATTGAAAAAAAACAGACATCGGTTACAAATCAAACTCCACTTAAAGATTTAAGACCTAATAATGAATATTTATTATATCTTGAGTTAAAAAATGTAGAAAAACGCGATGTAAATAATGGCTATATACTTTATTATCTAACTCTAACAGATGGAGAAATGAAAATCGGTGTCTATTCAAAAAATTCGTATTATTATTCCCTTGAATTAGGAAAAACTTATAAATTTAAATTACTTCTAAGAAATGATGGAAAATATTCAATAAAAAAATAA
- a CDS encoding ribosome-binding factor A has product MSVSHEKRQTYYHQLISKIIDSHFSERMPIAVNWVRLSGDNSHLFIYLEFEYDEDKFLGEIIKAEKFIRLKFGNLLEGFKVPELHFKLDPVAKRVDEMDKIFARIKSQDENDEKN; this is encoded by the coding sequence ATGTCTGTTAGTCATGAAAAACGGCAAACTTATTATCACCAGTTGATTTCAAAAATTATCGACTCACATTTTTCTGAAAGAATGCCAATTGCTGTAAATTGAGTTCGACTTTCAGGTGATAATTCTCATCTTTTCATCTATTTAGAGTTTGAATATGATGAAGATAAGTTTCTAGGCGAAATTATTAAAGCTGAAAAATTTATCCGACTCAAATTTGGTAACCTTCTTGAAGGATTTAAGGTTCCAGAACTACACTTTAAACTTGATCCGGTTGCAAAACGTGTCGATGAAATGGACAAAATTTTTGCTAGAATCAAATCTCAAGATGAAAATGATGAAAAAAACTAA
- the infB gene encoding translation initiation factor IF-2: MKKPQKRISNVGEIKAQLKTVETKVHNGVFLFSGIMTISELSEKINVSVNEIITYFFKQAKMYNLNHSLSEDEIAEVCLEFGLDFKKEVQIDASNFMEEVSIKDESDHLSHRPPIITVMGHVDHGKTTLLDFIRKTNVAKNERGGITQHTGAYQVTFEDHIINFIDTPGHEAFTQMRARGAKVTDIIVLVVAADDGVMPQTKEAISHATAANVPIIVFVNKMDKPNKDLDRIKNELSALNIVTEEWGGNNIFVYGSALTGQGIDELFRSILLVAEILELKANKNRYPIGTVIEAKLHHNKGTIATLMVQNGTLMVRDFIVAGCQYGRIRSLEDTNGKPIKFAPPGTPVIVTGLNYVPEAGDKFFGFHEEKFAKQLALERRQSEKLSKTKAQTTQQTKEKTLNIIIKADVTGIAQALHSTIEQLASKHVHIHILHSGVGIINKADILLAQTSNSTIYTFNLQVPPAIKAQAKQAQVEIREHTIIYKIVDEIKKQVRSMREIKYELQHIGTAKIIAKFWFSKVGSIAGCSVVSGKFVENCKIELWRNSKLIHSGKIESLQRDKNPVKEVTIGNEFGTHIYKFDDIEIGDELRSFIEVEIDN, from the coding sequence ATGAAAAAACCGCAAAAAAGAATCTCAAATGTAGGCGAAATTAAGGCTCAACTAAAAACTGTTGAAACTAAAGTTCACAACGGAGTTTTCCTCTTTTCGGGAATAATGACAATTAGCGAACTTTCAGAAAAAATTAATGTCTCTGTTAATGAAATTATTACTTATTTTTTCAAACAGGCAAAAATGTATAATTTAAATCACAGTCTGTCTGAAGATGAAATTGCCGAAGTTTGTCTTGAATTTGGACTTGATTTTAAAAAAGAAGTCCAAATTGACGCATCAAATTTCATGGAAGAAGTAAGTATTAAAGACGAATCTGATCATCTCAGCCACCGCCCACCAATTATTACGGTTATGGGTCATGTCGATCACGGAAAAACAACACTTCTTGATTTTATTAGAAAAACTAATGTTGCAAAAAATGAGCGTGGCGGAATAACCCAACACACCGGTGCTTATCAAGTTACTTTTGAAGACCATATTATCAATTTTATTGACACTCCAGGTCATGAAGCCTTTACCCAAATGCGTGCTCGCGGGGCAAAAGTTACCGATATTATCGTCCTTGTTGTTGCCGCTGATGATGGGGTTATGCCTCAAACTAAAGAAGCTATCAGTCATGCTACTGCCGCAAATGTGCCTATTATTGTTTTTGTTAACAAAATGGACAAACCTAATAAAGACCTCGATCGGATCAAAAATGAACTTTCAGCATTAAATATTGTCACCGAAGAATGAGGAGGAAACAATATTTTTGTCTACGGTTCGGCGCTAACTGGTCAAGGAATTGATGAACTTTTTCGGTCTATTTTGCTAGTTGCTGAAATACTTGAGCTTAAGGCAAACAAAAATCGCTACCCAATTGGAACCGTTATTGAAGCAAAACTTCACCATAATAAGGGAACAATTGCAACTCTAATGGTGCAAAATGGAACTTTGATGGTTCGAGATTTCATTGTTGCTGGTTGTCAATACGGTCGAATTCGTTCACTTGAAGACACAAACGGTAAGCCAATTAAATTTGCGCCTCCGGGAACTCCAGTTATTGTCACAGGTCTAAATTATGTTCCTGAAGCTGGTGATAAATTTTTTGGTTTCCATGAGGAAAAATTCGCCAAACAACTTGCATTAGAAAGAAGACAATCAGAAAAGCTTTCAAAAACAAAAGCCCAAACTACACAACAAACAAAAGAAAAAACCTTAAATATTATAATAAAAGCTGACGTGACTGGAATCGCCCAAGCTTTGCACTCAACAATTGAACAACTTGCTTCAAAACATGTTCATATTCACATTTTACACTCAGGAGTTGGGATTATTAACAAAGCCGATATTTTGCTAGCCCAAACTTCAAATTCAACTATTTACACTTTTAACCTCCAAGTTCCACCAGCAATAAAAGCACAAGCCAAACAAGCACAAGTCGAAATTCGTGAGCACACTATTATATATAAAATAGTTGATGAAATTAAAAAACAAGTTAGAAGTATGCGTGAAATCAAATATGAACTTCAACATATTGGAACTGCCAAAATTATTGCTAAATTTTGATTTTCAAAAGTTGGTTCAATTGCCGGATGTAGTGTTGTTAGTGGAAAATTTGTTGAAAATTGCAAAATTGAATTGTGAAGAAATTCCAAATTAATTCACTCAGGAAAAATCGAATCACTTCAGCGCGATAAAAATCCTGTAAAAGAAGTAACAATTGGAAATGAATTTGGAACACACATCTACAAATTTGATGACATCGAAATCGGTGATGAACTTAGATCTTTTATTGAAGTTGAAATTGATAACTAA
- a CDS encoding YlxR family protein gives MKNHTRKCIVDQKVYPINNLIRFTYINQKLIIDKHFDKKIGGRGAYIFNDYEKIQYAIKRKLFNRAFKTNISAFAYQNLAIEVENLWKNRKKESQM, from the coding sequence ATGAAAAATCACACAAGAAAATGTATAGTTGATCAAAAAGTTTATCCTATAAATAATTTAATTAGGTTCACTTATATTAATCAGAAATTAATTATTGATAAGCATTTTGATAAAAAAATTGGTGGCAGGGGCGCTTACATTTTCAATGATTATGAAAAAATTCAATATGCGATTAAAAGAAAACTTTTTAATCGCGCTTTTAAAACAAATATTTCCGCTTTTGCTTACCAAAATTTAGCAATCGAGGTAGAAAACTTATGAAAAAACCGCAAAAAAGAATCTCAAATGTAG
- the nusA gene encoding transcription termination/antitermination protein NusA, whose translation MNRKREKVTKINPRDNAKLIVQSIKEVAKNSELSLDRVVDIFQEAIEFVISRKIDPDAHILIEANLEDSNFKVFNTNGIVVEDTYFDELTNEEKINESISFILVSDAKKVNENARVDDIFSIELDLTAFEQWLFTAIMHTFKQKISEIVRNNVFNKYSLLKNQVVSATITNKISAGYIFEIDDDKVSAFMPSHYATGNNLKIGSRHEVVIENVTKNTKQSQVVVSSKSVQLVKKKIIDAIPELQSKYLEIASIARIPGEKCKVAIRKTDDAEASDISEIGSVVGETGSRIFAISQELDGEKIEVIKYDDNIIQFIVNAMSPSKVICVKEFKISHKLRRFTVVVPDFQHSLAIGKNGSNVKLTADLTRSQLQILPYSAVLKDNNFQIEWNGNVKDHQELIDLKNEYMQRQQNRAYQNQNKWNSYSRPSNSFDSILQQFESDILELEKPYGVENEFIPRSKLKSAKTQPEVAKPASPVKQPATKNRPSAKVGNKQENKPNYSNYQSDSEEKSYSFSNVSQKKFFDADSLFDSALNEAISENELIDKQHLEEEGKKQEQKTPKVQVSPRTEEDNESYIQNEKQIKNFKSDDDLVKYTGVDDIDIDDFDF comes from the coding sequence ATGAATAGAAAAAGAGAAAAAGTTACTAAAATTAACCCAAGAGACAATGCAAAATTAATTGTTCAATCAATTAAGGAGGTTGCTAAAAACAGCGAACTATCGCTGGATAGAGTTGTTGACATTTTCCAAGAAGCTATTGAATTTGTTATATCACGAAAAATTGACCCTGATGCGCATATTTTGATTGAAGCTAATCTGGAAGATTCAAATTTTAAAGTTTTTAATACAAACGGAATTGTTGTTGAAGATACTTATTTTGATGAGCTGACAAATGAAGAAAAAATTAATGAATCTATTTCATTTATTTTAGTTTCTGATGCAAAAAAGGTTAACGAAAATGCCCGTGTTGACGACATTTTTTCAATTGAACTTGACCTTACAGCTTTTGAGCAATGACTCTTTACAGCAATTATGCACACTTTTAAACAAAAAATTTCTGAAATTGTCCGTAATAATGTTTTTAATAAATACTCTTTATTAAAAAATCAAGTTGTTTCTGCGACAATCACAAACAAAATTTCAGCTGGTTATATTTTTGAAATTGATGATGACAAAGTTTCTGCTTTTATGCCAAGTCATTATGCAACTGGAAATAATTTAAAAATTGGTTCACGTCATGAAGTTGTTATTGAAAATGTAACTAAAAATACAAAACAGTCACAAGTGGTTGTTTCATCAAAATCAGTTCAACTTGTTAAGAAAAAAATAATTGATGCAATTCCTGAATTACAATCTAAATATCTTGAAATAGCTTCAATAGCGCGAATTCCTGGTGAAAAATGTAAAGTTGCAATCCGAAAAACTGACGATGCCGAAGCAAGTGATATTTCCGAAATTGGCTCAGTTGTTGGTGAGACCGGTTCAAGAATTTTTGCAATTAGTCAAGAACTTGATGGCGAAAAAATTGAAGTTATTAAATATGATGACAATATAATTCAATTTATTGTAAATGCAATGTCACCTTCAAAAGTTATTTGCGTAAAAGAGTTCAAAATAAGTCATAAATTACGGCGTTTTACCGTGGTTGTGCCTGATTTTCAACATAGCCTTGCTATTGGAAAAAACGGTTCAAATGTAAAATTAACAGCCGATTTAACTCGTAGTCAACTTCAAATTTTGCCTTATTCTGCAGTTCTAAAAGACAATAATTTCCAAATTGAATGAAACGGAAATGTTAAGGATCATCAAGAGCTAATCGATCTCAAAAACGAATATATGCAACGTCAGCAAAATCGCGCTTATCAAAATCAAAATAAGTGAAATTCATATAGTCGACCTAGCAATAGTTTTGACTCAATTTTGCAGCAATTTGAATCTGATATTCTCGAACTTGAAAAACCTTATGGGGTTGAGAATGAATTTATCCCTAGAAGTAAGCTAAAATCTGCTAAAACTCAGCCAGAAGTTGCTAAACCAGCTAGTCCTGTAAAACAACCAGCAACTAAAAATCGACCTTCAGCTAAAGTCGGCAATAAACAAGAAAATAAACCAAATTACTCAAATTATCAATCGGATTCAGAAGAAAAATCATACTCTTTTTCAAATGTAAGTCAAAAAAAATTTTTTGATGCCGATTCTTTGTTTGACTCAGCCCTTAATGAAGCAATTAGCGAAAATGAATTAATCGACAAACAACATTTAGAAGAAGAAGGCAAAAAACAAGAGCAAAAAACTCCAAAAGTACAAGTCAGTCCTCGAACCGAAGAAGACAATGAATCATATATCCAAAATGAAAAACAGATTAAAAATTTCAAATCAGATGATGATCTTGTAAAATACACCGGTGTTGATGATATTGATATTGACGATTTTGACTTTTAA
- a CDS encoding pullulanase, with protein MFINYDTALIRKNSRGESYWGPLGLIFNSNRFEFYLWSPDATRVHFAIYENFQDTNPTEIIAMTKRSDVWFCEIDEKFHGYLYNLLIEHRDSTITEALDPYSYSICPFDWTKNEVPKSYLIDIYSPQAGESPSELSFQSKNPLNNALIYELNIRDFSSKNSNIANPGTFLGDLDQKIFDYLSSLNFNFLQLLPVHSCYTFSQKNISILKKGQGKGRFTNYNWGYDPLGFFSINSSYSSNPVDPYLKIKEFKAFIDSAHKKNIGIILDVAFSQTFRKSILDDVARGYFYRDEALSFPSQFPPLDSQKPMAFRLILDSLIFFVKYYKVDGFRFDAASYFDKKSLEIISIELKKINPNIILFGKFCKKTDLQHKNRTEKTSRSNNFNFAYLNYGLPNVIRGSNVPGDKGLILSKNSSKFASYVSLIPGGIFDFDFGDFYHSARRDDLFANDISINVSYITSYDGPTLADKILTSASGLTKNAFIETYRQALMMTLFVQGKVLLSSGTEFAFSKACDFSGASYSNCQLNLNATKPPFPYQAHKFLDFYSNKTTDFTNGLDFSLLEISEIKTKIFNFLAKINEFRLKTQFFRLPDNQTICDSIKFETVDNKKGLIIFSIQIKNEIIKVIHNFSANSYDYDFEDFDVIFNSKLQFSQNIIEKRQSILLMKKL; from the coding sequence ATGTTTATAAATTATGATACTGCTTTAATTAGAAAAAATTCGCGCGGGGAATCATATTGAGGACCGCTAGGCTTAATTTTTAATTCAAACCGTTTTGAATTTTATTTATGATCACCTGATGCAACGCGGGTTCACTTTGCAATTTATGAAAATTTTCAAGACACAAATCCAACCGAAATAATCGCAATGACAAAGCGATCTGATGTCTGATTTTGTGAAATTGATGAAAAATTTCACGGATATCTTTATAATTTATTAATTGAACACCGTGATTCAACAATAACCGAAGCACTGGATCCTTATTCTTATAGTATTTGTCCTTTTGATTGAACTAAAAATGAAGTTCCAAAAAGTTATTTAATTGATATTTATTCACCTCAGGCTGGTGAAAGTCCTTCAGAATTATCATTTCAAAGCAAAAATCCGCTGAATAATGCACTAATTTATGAATTAAATATTCGCGATTTTAGTTCAAAAAATTCAAACATAGCAAATCCAGGTACTTTTCTTGGGGATCTAGATCAGAAAATTTTTGATTATTTGTCAAGTTTAAATTTTAATTTTTTACAATTATTACCAGTTCATTCTTGTTATACTTTTAGTCAAAAAAATATTTCAATTCTTAAAAAAGGTCAAGGAAAAGGTCGTTTTACAAACTATAATTGGGGCTATGATCCACTTGGTTTTTTTTCAATTAATTCAAGTTACTCGTCAAATCCAGTAGATCCGTATTTAAAAATAAAAGAATTTAAAGCATTTATTGACTCAGCTCATAAAAAAAATATTGGAATTATTCTTGATGTTGCTTTTAGTCAAACTTTTCGCAAATCTATTTTAGATGATGTTGCCCGTGGCTATTTTTATCGCGATGAGGCCTTATCTTTCCCTTCCCAATTTCCGCCTCTTGACTCGCAAAAGCCAATGGCATTTAGACTAATTTTAGACTCACTCATTTTTTTTGTTAAATACTATAAAGTTGATGGATTTCGCTTTGATGCAGCCTCATATTTTGATAAAAAATCACTCGAAATTATAAGCATCGAACTGAAAAAAATAAATCCTAACATTATCTTGTTTGGTAAGTTTTGTAAAAAAACTGATTTACAACACAAAAATCGAACTGAAAAAACTAGTCGTTCTAATAATTTTAATTTTGCTTATTTAAATTATGGACTTCCAAATGTTATTCGCGGATCTAATGTTCCTGGTGATAAAGGTCTAATTTTGTCAAAAAATAGTTCAAAATTTGCCTCATATGTCTCACTGATTCCAGGTGGGATTTTTGACTTTGATTTTGGCGATTTTTATCACTCAGCTAGAAGAGATGACCTTTTTGCAAACGATATTAGTATAAATGTTTCTTATATAACTTCATATGATGGTCCTACTTTAGCTGACAAAATTTTAACAAGTGCCTCAGGACTGACAAAAAACGCCTTTATCGAAACTTATCGTCAAGCATTAATGATGACTTTATTTGTTCAAGGAAAAGTTCTTTTGAGTTCAGGAACTGAATTTGCCTTTTCAAAAGCGTGCGATTTTTCCGGCGCAAGTTATTCGAATTGTCAACTTAATTTAAATGCAACAAAACCACCTTTTCCATATCAGGCTCATAAATTTCTTGATTTTTATTCAAACAAAACTACCGATTTTACAAATGGTCTTGATTTTAGCCTTCTTGAAATTAGCGAAATTAAAACTAAAATTTTTAATTTTTTAGCAAAAATTAACGAATTTCGCCTAAAAACCCAGTTTTTCAGATTGCCAGATAATCAAACAATTTGTGATTCGATAAAATTTGAGACTGTTGACAATAAAAAAGGCTTAATTATTTTTAGCATCCAAATTAAAAATGAAATTATTAAGGTGATTCATAATTTTTCAGCCAATTCTTATGACTATGATTTTGAAGATTTTGATGTTATTTTTAATTCTAAATTACAATTTAGTCAAAATATTATTGAAAAACGACAGTCAATCTTGCTTATGAAAAAACTTTAG
- a CDS encoding FAD-dependent oxidoreductase, translating into MKIISIGTNHAGTSFLRTLKTIYPQAELVSYDRNTDISFLGCGIALWVSDEFSDPSGLFYSSPEQLKSMGIDVHLQHDVLEIDRKNKVITVKNLVSGEIFKDSYDKLVFAGGTWPIIPPFEGIDLENILVSKTFTHAKEIKAKAVDPTIKNVIIIGGGYIGIELLEAFHKYGKKTTLIDMQDRIIPNYFDKEFTQKIEDKIVEEGINLQFNQKVVRFIADESGKKVAFVETDKGKYAADLVILAIGFAPNTKILTDVEKTANGAVKVDQFQRCLSDENLYVIGDSASMVHNVTKQHAHIALATNAVKSGIVAAFHIAGREDIPFPGYVGTNAISVFGFNYASTGYCENACPKMGLDNVGVEYLEDWDRPEFMQNKSKVWIKIAYDKESLKLIGAQIGSYGKEYNHTEVIYFLSLAIQKGLKLPEIALSDFYFLPHYNKPFNFVIQVILNALGLKYNKK; encoded by the coding sequence ATGAAAATAATATCAATCGGAACTAACCATGCCGGAACTTCGTTTTTAAGAACCCTAAAAACTATTTACCCACAAGCAGAACTTGTCTCATATGATAGAAATACAGACATTTCGTTTTTAGGTTGCGGAATTGCACTTTGAGTTTCTGATGAATTTAGCGATCCATCTGGACTTTTTTATTCAAGTCCTGAACAATTAAAATCAATGGGAATCGATGTTCATTTACAGCATGATGTTCTCGAAATTGACCGTAAAAATAAAGTTATTACTGTTAAAAATTTAGTTAGTGGCGAAATTTTTAAAGACAGCTATGATAAATTAGTTTTTGCCGGCGGAACTTGGCCGATTATTCCACCTTTTGAGGGAATTGATCTTGAAAATATTTTAGTTTCAAAAACATTTACTCACGCAAAAGAAATTAAAGCAAAAGCAGTTGATCCAACAATTAAAAATGTAATTATTATCGGTGGTGGTTACATTGGTATTGAATTACTTGAAGCTTTTCACAAATATGGCAAAAAAACAACACTAATTGACATGCAAGATAGAATTATCCCTAATTATTTTGATAAGGAATTTACTCAAAAAATTGAGGATAAAATTGTTGAGGAAGGTATTAATTTACAATTTAATCAAAAAGTTGTTCGTTTTATTGCTGATGAAAGTGGAAAAAAAGTTGCTTTTGTTGAGACAGATAAAGGTAAATATGCTGCTGATCTTGTAATTTTAGCTATCGGATTTGCACCAAATACTAAAATTTTAACAGACGTTGAAAAAACTGCTAATGGTGCAGTTAAAGTTGACCAATTCCAGCGTTGCCTAAGTGATGAAAATCTTTATGTAATTGGTGATTCAGCTTCAATGGTTCACAATGTAACTAAACAACACGCTCACATTGCACTTGCAACAAATGCCGTAAAATCAGGAATAGTTGCTGCTTTCCACATCGCAGGACGTGAAGATATTCCTTTCCCAGGTTATGTTGGAACAAATGCAATTTCCGTTTTTGGATTTAATTATGCCTCAACTGGATATTGTGAAAATGCTTGTCCAAAAATGGGCTTAGATAATGTTGGTGTTGAATATCTTGAGGACTGAGATCGGCCAGAATTTATGCAAAATAAATCAAAAGTATGAATCAAAATCGCTTATGACAAAGAAAGTCTAAAATTAATTGGGGCACAAATTGGTTCATATGGAAAAGAATATAATCACACTGAAGTAATTTATTTCCTTTCACTAGCAATTCAAAAAGGTCTAAAATTACCTGAAATTGCTCTTTCAGATTTCTACTTCTTACCTCACTATAATAAGCCATTTAACTTTGTAATCCAAGTAATTTTAAATGCGCTAGGGCTAAAATATAATAAAAAATAA